From one Agathobaculum sp. NTUH-O15-33 genomic stretch:
- a CDS encoding NAD(P)H-dependent oxidoreductase, producing the protein MKIVMLSGSPRPKRSTSLYLLDILKDKLAAENEITMYQSTGTNLAALAADLSGSDVFVIACPLYVDGVPSNLLQALSAVQQASITGREKIRVYTLVNNGFYDAAQNSIAIDILWNWCDQCGFQRGCAVGIGAGEMVQMAPMGHGPLVNLGKAIDRLVKTIEAGSAQNDLFVEPNLPRFLYKLAAHYGWRKQAKENGLKSAAIRKTE; encoded by the coding sequence ATGAAAATTGTAATGTTAAGCGGCAGCCCGCGCCCAAAGCGAAGTACGTCTCTATATTTGCTGGATATCCTAAAAGATAAACTGGCGGCGGAAAACGAGATAACGATGTATCAGTCGACCGGCACCAATCTGGCTGCCTTGGCGGCTGACCTATCCGGCAGCGATGTTTTTGTGATCGCATGCCCGCTCTATGTGGATGGCGTGCCTTCCAACCTGCTGCAAGCGTTAAGCGCCGTCCAACAGGCAAGCATAACGGGACGGGAAAAGATCAGAGTCTACACGCTGGTCAACAATGGGTTTTATGACGCCGCGCAAAACAGCATAGCGATCGATATCCTTTGGAATTGGTGCGATCAGTGCGGCTTTCAAAGGGGCTGCGCGGTGGGAATCGGCGCGGGGGAAATGGTGCAGATGGCGCCAATGGGACATGGGCCGCTCGTTAATTTGGGCAAGGCGATCGATCGGCTTGTCAAGACGATAGAAGCCGGAAGCGCCCAAAATGATCTGTTTGTAGAGCCGAATCTTCCACGCTTTTTATATAAGCTGGCCGCCCATTATGGTTGGCGCAAGCAGGCGAAAGAAAACGGCTTAAAAAGCGCCGCGATCAGGAAAACCGAATGA
- a CDS encoding flavodoxin family protein: MAKRLLIYDVEPRLEATFDRRQGMDLLFSANPPVAHCIGCFGCWIKTPGRCVIKDRASVLPSYFAQCSEVMIVSPILYGGYSANVKAVLDRSIGYLLPYFRYIDGQMHHQMRHQNPFQLNVHFYGTCGDNERSIAKRLVNANAINLGAAGCSVLFYETAEEIGVATQ; encoded by the coding sequence ATGGCAAAACGATTACTGATTTATGATGTGGAGCCGCGTTTGGAGGCGACTTTTGACCGGCGACAGGGGATGGACCTGCTCTTTTCCGCCAACCCGCCGGTCGCGCACTGTATCGGTTGTTTTGGGTGCTGGATTAAAACGCCCGGCCGGTGTGTAATAAAGGATCGGGCTTCGGTGCTCCCTTCCTACTTTGCGCAATGCAGCGAGGTCATGATCGTCAGTCCCATTTTATATGGCGGCTATTCGGCCAATGTAAAGGCTGTTTTAGACCGTTCGATCGGTTATTTGCTGCCGTATTTCCGGTATATCGATGGACAGATGCACCATCAAATGCGGCACCAAAATCCCTTTCAGCTAAACGTACACTTTTATGGAACGTGCGGCGATAACGAGCGGAGCATCGCAAAAAGATTGGTCAACGCCAACGCGATCAATTTGGGCGCGGCAGGCTGTTCGGTACTGTTTTATGAAACGGCGGAAGAAATCGGGGTGGCAACTCAATGA
- a CDS encoding MarR family winged helix-turn-helix transcriptional regulator, which translates to MRDFSELTALMERVVHKYTRWEDKKRTYGTEVPLSKAEIHTIAAVGDHTNINITALAEVMGVTKGAASQMIYKLVDKGAVEKRVSPDSDTEVVLNLTAAGKKNHEAHAAYHRQAGDKALNLLREMPEPLLESMAEYFEAFEKVIDEGLREE; encoded by the coding sequence ATGAGGGACTTTTCTGAGCTGACCGCGCTGATGGAGCGCGTTGTCCATAAATATACCCGTTGGGAGGACAAAAAGCGCACCTACGGTACCGAGGTGCCGCTATCCAAGGCGGAAATCCATACGATCGCCGCCGTTGGCGATCATACGAATATCAACATTACCGCGCTTGCGGAGGTTATGGGCGTCACGAAGGGCGCGGCTTCGCAAATGATCTATAAGCTGGTTGATAAAGGCGCGGTGGAAAAACGGGTATCGCCGGATTCGGATACCGAGGTGGTGCTGAACCTCACCGCGGCGGGAAAAAAGAATCACGAAGCACACGCGGCCTACCATCGGCAGGCGGGCGACAAAGCCTTGAACCTGCTCAGAGAAATGCCGGAGCCGCTTTTGGAAAGCATGGCGGAATATTTTGAAGCCTTCGAGAAGGTCATCGATGAAGGCTTGCGGGAAGAGTAA
- a CDS encoding glycoside hydrolase family 25 protein: MLRGIDVSEHDGAIDWPQVAQHGQQFAVIRSSYGLYSVDERFAYNYEQAGEAGLLRGVYHYSYALNDADARAEANHVLSVLGTRRPTMPIWLDMEDADGYKARHGFVFSRQNITGLCAAFLEVIRANGRPCGVYANEDWLTHYIDVEQLPPCDVWLAQWSAKPTYTGRYEMWQYASTGRVPGIPTNVDLDLCYKNYRKEPEMTQEEFNRMFDTALNGYLAAQEEKAPSRYAVEAWADAKKQGIMDGTAPRSCATREQLAVVLDRLGLLDK; this comes from the coding sequence ATGCTGAGAGGGATCGACGTCAGCGAGCACGACGGCGCGATCGATTGGCCGCAGGTAGCGCAGCATGGGCAGCAATTCGCTGTGATTCGGTCAAGCTATGGCCTGTACAGTGTGGACGAACGCTTTGCCTATAACTATGAGCAGGCGGGAGAAGCCGGGCTGCTGCGCGGGGTCTACCATTACAGCTATGCGCTGAACGACGCGGACGCCCGCGCGGAAGCGAACCATGTGCTTTCCGTTTTGGGCACCAGACGGCCCACCATGCCCATTTGGCTCGATATGGAGGACGCGGACGGGTACAAGGCGCGGCATGGGTTCGTGTTTTCCAGACAAAACATCACTGGCCTTTGCGCGGCATTTTTAGAGGTCATTCGTGCCAATGGGAGGCCCTGCGGCGTTTACGCCAACGAGGATTGGCTGACGCATTACATCGATGTGGAGCAACTGCCGCCCTGCGACGTGTGGCTGGCGCAGTGGAGCGCAAAGCCTACCTATACGGGCCGCTATGAAATGTGGCAGTATGCCTCGACCGGGCGCGTGCCCGGCATTCCGACCAACGTAGACCTTGATCTGTGTTATAAAAACTACCGAAAGGAGCCCGAAATGACACAAGAAGAGTTTAATCGGATGTTCGATACGGCGCTGAACGGCTATCTGGCGGCGCAGGAGGAGAAGGCGCCCAGCCGCTACGCGGTAGAAGCTTGGGCCGACGCGAAGAAACAGGGCATTATGGACGGCACCGCGCCGCGCTCTTGCGCCACGCGCGAACAGCTTGCGGTCGTGCTCGATCGTCTGGGCCTATTGGATAAATAA
- a CDS encoding prenyltransferase yields MEQQYMADVEAILSHRYDNGADYWTTPDHKLLKGAPFTTLESALYLLELGVPPEDEVMKHVAALIFDGWREDGRIKVSPTGGIYPCHTALAVNVLCRMGYADDERVKKSFDYFLVTQQQDGGWKCNKYSFGRGEETAYSTPYTTLEVLDLFRYARVLNKEQRLDRAVEFLLEHWVIRKPISPCHYGIGSRFMQIEYPFRGYGLFYYVYVLSFYDRAKADPRFLEAFEALRSKTVHGEVPVERVVPKLGALRFCKKRRDERACHKALSGDPAESHGVTLPAA; encoded by the coding sequence ATGGAACAACAATATATGGCCGATGTGGAGGCAATTTTATCGCACCGGTATGATAATGGCGCGGACTATTGGACGACGCCCGATCACAAATTGCTGAAAGGCGCGCCCTTTACGACCTTGGAAAGCGCGTTATATCTATTGGAACTCGGGGTGCCGCCGGAGGATGAGGTGATGAAACACGTCGCCGCGCTCATTTTTGACGGCTGGAGAGAGGATGGAAGAATAAAAGTTTCGCCCACCGGCGGGATATATCCATGTCATACCGCTTTGGCGGTAAATGTTTTGTGCCGCATGGGCTATGCGGACGACGAACGGGTGAAAAAGTCGTTTGACTATTTCCTTGTAACGCAACAGCAGGATGGCGGCTGGAAGTGCAATAAATATAGCTTTGGCAGGGGCGAGGAGACCGCATACTCCACCCCCTATACGACCTTGGAAGTCTTGGATTTGTTTCGCTATGCGCGTGTTCTCAACAAGGAACAACGCCTCGACCGGGCGGTGGAATTTCTTTTGGAACACTGGGTCATTCGTAAGCCAATCAGCCCTTGCCACTATGGCATTGGTTCCCGGTTCATGCAGATCGAATATCCCTTTCGCGGCTACGGCCTGTTTTACTATGTGTATGTGCTATCGTTCTATGACCGGGCCAAGGCCGACCCGCGCTTTTTAGAGGCCTTTGAAGCACTTCGATCCAAAACGGTCCATGGGGAGGTGCCGGTTGAAAGGGTCGTTCCCAAGCTCGGGGCGCTGCGCTTTTGCAAAAAAAGGCGGGACGAGCGAGCTTGCCACAAGGCGCTATCAGGAGATCCTGCGGAATCTCACGGCGTGACGCTGCCGGCGGCATAA
- a CDS encoding helix-turn-helix domain-containing protein, with protein sequence MAEQSGMGKRIKAARKAKGLTGEHLSELCHINATYFRQIEAGRKIPSLTVFVSLCRELAVSPTYLLEDCLNDNELSGFNVLSDLWKTAPPYQIEVVTAMIRSALECMEVLKNDLLA encoded by the coding sequence GTGGCAGAACAAAGCGGTATGGGAAAGCGAATCAAGGCGGCGCGTAAAGCCAAGGGATTGACAGGAGAACATTTATCCGAGTTGTGTCATATCAACGCGACCTATTTTCGGCAAATTGAGGCAGGCCGTAAGATTCCCAGTCTGACGGTTTTCGTTAGCCTATGCAGGGAGCTTGCGGTATCGCCAACCTATTTGCTGGAAGATTGCTTGAACGATAATGAACTGAGCGGTTTTAATGTACTTTCTGACCTATGGAAAACCGCGCCGCCCTATCAAATAGAGGTGGTGACCGCTATGATTCGCAGTGCGTTGGAATGTATGGAAGTACTGAAAAATGATTTGCTAGCGTAA